Proteins encoded within one genomic window of Oncorhynchus nerka isolate Pitt River linkage group LG9b, Oner_Uvic_2.0, whole genome shotgun sequence:
- the nol7 gene encoding U3 small nucleolar RNA-associated protein NOL7: protein MAKNLLRKSPSSSNKFNSANMTDDFQLHLDSSDDDAPEEVTFEESKASALRSMKNALETSKREKDLLKEKRRKRQELFQEQKKRRLLPAHILEEIDTAPSKKQKLPGDQAESNHEEASCSWEEGREGSKEGYEKKTKKGFKGKIRSLKGNYSVMRVADQSSTNSQQQTAMDFIQARLYGPGSRRTTNNELLSLQNKRGPNKSAAMQFVNKKWGTEKKAKAEKLKKRWIQKQKVPSS from the exons ATGGCGAAAAACCTGCTCAGGAAATCTCCTTCGTCCTCAAATAAATTCAATAGTGCAAACATGACGGATGATTTTCAATTACATCTCGACTCAAGCGACGACGACGCTCCAGAAGAGGTGACCTTCGAAGAGTCAAAGGCTTCTGCTCTACGGAGCATGAAAAACGCGTTGGAGACATCCAAAAG AGAAAAGGATTTGCTCAAAGAAAAGCGAAGGAAGAGACAGGAACTGTTTCAAGAACAGAAG AAAAGAAGACTTCTCCCTGCACATATTCTAGAAGAAATTGACACCGCTCCATCAAA AAAACAGAAGCTACCTGGAGATCAAG CTGAAAGCAACCATGAAGAGGCAAGCTGTTCATGGGAGGAGGGGCGCGAAGGATCGAAAGAAGGGTATGAGAAAAAGACGAAGAAAGGATTCAAGGGGAAAATCCGGAG TCTGAAGGGTAACTACAGCGTAATGAGGGTGGCGGACCAATCTTCAACCAACTCCCAACAGCAGACAGCCATGGATTTCATACAGGCCAGACTGTATGGCCCGGGAAGTCGGAGGACGACAA ACAATGAACTTCTCTCCCTTCAAAATAAGAGAGGCCCAAATAAAAGTGCGGCCATGCAGTTTGTGAATAAGAAATGGG GCACAGAGAAGAAAGCAAAGGCGGAGAAGTTGAAGAAGCGATGGATTCAGAAACAGAAGGTTCCCTCAAGCTGA